One Leptospira wolbachii serovar Codice str. CDC genomic region harbors:
- a CDS encoding (2Fe-2S) ferredoxin domain-containing protein produces the protein MFYEKHIFVCENQRAPGERVSCGNQGSIELLKLLKLKAAKAGIEYKFRVQKSGCLDRCELGPIQVSYPEGKWFAMKTEADVETILEFYLKTNQPEKYKHLIVADDAVAESN, from the coding sequence ATGTTTTACGAAAAACATATTTTTGTCTGTGAAAACCAAAGGGCACCCGGCGAACGGGTGTCTTGCGGAAACCAAGGTTCTATCGAATTATTAAAACTCCTAAAACTAAAAGCGGCGAAGGCCGGAATCGAATATAAATTTCGAGTTCAAAAGTCTGGTTGCCTTGACCGGTGTGAACTTGGGCCCATCCAAGTGTCTTACCCCGAAGGGAAATGGTTTGCGATGAAAACAGAAGCCGATGTGGAAACTATTTTAGAATTTTATCTCAAAACAAACCAACCAGAAAAATACAAGCACCTAATCGTCGCAGACGATGCAGTAGCAGAATCTAACTAA
- a CDS encoding dihydrofolate reductase family protein, protein MRKIILDLAVTLDGFIVGSNGEIDWCIMDGDMSFDGFLSTVDTIFYGRISYDNWGNYQPTNDANEVEIKLWEGVHSKKKYVFSTQPKIDNNAEYINVNIIKKWKR, encoded by the coding sequence ATGAGAAAAATTATATTAGATCTAGCTGTAACATTAGATGGGTTTATTGTAGGTTCTAATGGGGAAATTGATTGGTGTATCATGGATGGTGATATGAGCTTTGATGGGTTCTTATCTACAGTTGATACAATTTTTTATGGACGGATTAGTTATGACAACTGGGGGAACTACCAACCAACAAACGATGCTAATGAAGTTGAAATTAAACTTTGGGAAGGAGTTCATTCCAAGAAAAAATATGTATTTTCAACTCAGCCAAAAATAGATAATAACGCTGAATATATTAATGTAAATATTATAAAAAAGTGGAAGAGATAA
- a CDS encoding c-type cytochrome gives MNKTYTVNSVSIPKFSKPIDIAEGKRLYQSRGCGDCHDVDGSGRTFIEDPALGTFSGSNLTSGKGGILADRTDEELAIAIRHGVGKNGRALLFMPSTDFQGITNTDVGKLIAFLRSSPAIDKPQGELKAGPLGRFLFLIGEIPVFISAEIINHEATHLANITPSVSLDYGKYVASTCTGCHGFSLKGGPIQGAPPEWPPAQDISKNGLTHYTESSFIQTVRSGKRPDGSEMKFPMPWKSLGQLTDTELKALWLYLQTI, from the coding sequence ATGAACAAAACGTACACAGTAAACTCTGTTTCCATTCCGAAATTTTCCAAACCGATTGATATCGCCGAAGGGAAACGTCTTTACCAATCCAGAGGTTGCGGAGATTGCCACGACGTTGACGGAAGTGGAAGGACTTTTATAGAGGATCCGGCCCTTGGGACGTTTTCCGGTTCTAATCTAACATCGGGTAAAGGAGGAATCCTAGCTGATAGAACTGATGAAGAACTTGCTATTGCTATTCGTCACGGTGTTGGAAAAAATGGAAGGGCATTGCTGTTTATGCCTTCTACCGACTTCCAAGGAATCACCAATACGGATGTTGGAAAATTAATCGCCTTCCTTCGTTCTTCACCTGCTATCGACAAACCACAAGGAGAACTCAAAGCTGGACCACTAGGCAGGTTTCTTTTTTTAATTGGAGAAATACCGGTTTTTATTTCAGCAGAGATCATCAATCACGAAGCCACTCATTTGGCGAACATTACACCTTCAGTTTCTTTAGATTATGGAAAGTATGTAGCATCGACTTGTACGGGATGCCATGGTTTTAGTTTGAAAGGTGGTCCGATCCAAGGAGCTCCTCCCGAATGGCCACCAGCTCAAGACATCAGTAAAAATGGTTTAACACATTACACCGAATCAAGTTTCATTCAAACTGTCAGATCTGGAAAACGTCCCGATGGTTCAGAAATGAAATTTCCTATGCCTTGGAAAAGTTTGGGCCAATTGACCGATACCGAACTGAAGGCTCTTTGGTTGTATCTACAAACAATATAA
- a CDS encoding C1 family peptidase — protein MNLKLIRLSVGMSLLFASAIFAEEFDPSSVRSPGCKPGTFSCGYIPSSKEIQDSIPLKRDFNSLEELPKSIDLSSQMPPVGNQGRQNSCVAWATGYAIKSYLLKNKGQVSEYDPPFAGGKGNNVFSPAFIYNQQNGGEDKGLYYYKTMEFLKSSGVAPWSSMPYTDKDYLSQPSQISKKEALKYKIKSFSRLNYKNPDEIKRVLASNNVVMVGMIIDDAFYKVKGSAIYDENGGQSYGGHAMTIVGYDDNKKSKSGKKGAFKLQNSWGTNWGDKGFGWVSYSMLAKVGQETYAIVDEPAPQNTPTVVAPVKKQIVPPTEIKVSKGEFDTKIVLTWNHQDLAVAYLVQRKEESEFYDLGYSDKPSFTDLYVSPNSTYMYRIISVGAEEVSVASLEVEGFTATEPQSDGNIGQVAGLMGTVYVNGNTPNVELSWSELDGATSYTIARSDSSLRWKNIGTSKTPNFIDPSPKLGESNFYRVNALVQSKPTGDWSEAVAIDVADQTLLPNQVSHLAATSGDYANKIILNWDAAPGAKTYYLYRFDERAEPSGQFETTGTSYTDSDPVIQNGNQYLYTIIAANDLGYAEPSEVVFGKTDPGLTKRAGGITLLPPKQVKSNPIGKDKIINLRWDSVKDSFEYYIYRKQVKAGKSGKLEFVSNVDAKKTAFSETFPGNSGDLFLYTVRSKSEFGSESKDSNFVSVFWNEPKAQVKKRAMSLEELPTSFVGRWTSMYWNPKSGPQAVGIEIQGNGQDFVAKLKLNEKEIREFKGTWSPGSHTLKAKGFLFELSKSMEGNSLAQFQTIKDFSDGTELSFIKE, from the coding sequence ATGAATTTAAAACTAATCAGACTGAGCGTTGGAATGTCACTTTTGTTTGCGAGTGCAATTTTCGCAGAAGAATTTGACCCGAGTAGTGTACGTTCTCCTGGATGTAAACCCGGAACTTTTTCTTGTGGATACATTCCTAGTTCCAAAGAAATTCAGGATAGCATTCCTCTCAAAAGAGATTTTAACTCACTTGAGGAATTACCAAAGTCCATTGATTTATCATCACAGATGCCACCAGTGGGGAACCAAGGTCGACAAAATAGTTGTGTGGCATGGGCTACAGGTTATGCAATCAAATCGTATTTATTAAAAAATAAAGGACAGGTTTCAGAATACGATCCTCCTTTTGCTGGCGGAAAGGGAAATAATGTATTTTCTCCCGCTTTCATCTACAACCAACAAAATGGGGGTGAAGATAAAGGTTTGTATTATTACAAAACGATGGAGTTTTTAAAGTCTAGTGGTGTCGCTCCTTGGAGTAGTATGCCATACACGGATAAAGATTATCTTTCTCAACCGTCGCAGATTTCTAAAAAAGAAGCTCTTAAATACAAAATTAAATCCTTTTCTAGATTAAACTATAAAAACCCGGATGAAATTAAGCGGGTGTTAGCTAGTAATAATGTGGTAATGGTCGGAATGATCATTGACGATGCCTTTTATAAAGTAAAAGGTTCTGCCATTTATGATGAGAATGGTGGTCAAAGTTATGGTGGTCATGCCATGACGATCGTTGGTTATGATGATAATAAAAAATCCAAATCCGGAAAAAAAGGTGCCTTTAAGCTACAAAACTCCTGGGGAACGAATTGGGGTGATAAAGGATTTGGTTGGGTGTCTTATTCTATGCTTGCCAAGGTTGGGCAAGAAACCTATGCCATTGTTGATGAACCGGCCCCGCAAAACACACCAACGGTGGTGGCACCAGTAAAAAAACAGATTGTTCCACCAACGGAAATCAAGGTATCCAAAGGAGAATTTGATACAAAAATTGTATTAACATGGAATCATCAAGATTTGGCAGTTGCTTATTTGGTCCAAAGAAAAGAAGAATCTGAATTTTATGATCTAGGGTATTCGGATAAACCAAGTTTTACCGATTTGTATGTATCACCTAACTCTACATATATGTATAGAATCATATCTGTGGGCGCGGAAGAAGTTTCTGTTGCTTCTTTAGAGGTAGAGGGTTTTACTGCTACCGAACCTCAGTCAGATGGAAACATTGGGCAAGTGGCTGGCCTTATGGGAACAGTTTACGTGAATGGAAATACACCCAATGTAGAACTGAGTTGGTCTGAGTTAGATGGGGCTACAAGTTACACTATTGCACGTTCTGATTCTTCTTTGAGATGGAAAAATATCGGAACAAGCAAAACTCCGAATTTTATTGATCCATCTCCCAAACTAGGAGAATCCAATTTTTATCGAGTCAATGCACTTGTGCAATCAAAACCAACAGGGGATTGGAGTGAAGCAGTGGCTATTGATGTTGCCGACCAAACCTTATTACCCAATCAAGTGAGTCATTTAGCTGCGACTAGTGGTGATTATGCGAATAAGATTATTTTAAATTGGGATGCAGCTCCTGGGGCAAAAACCTATTATTTATACAGATTTGATGAAAGGGCGGAACCGTCTGGACAGTTTGAAACTACTGGAACTAGTTATACGGATTCAGATCCAGTCATTCAAAATGGAAACCAATATTTATATACAATCATTGCTGCAAATGATCTTGGTTATGCGGAACCTAGTGAAGTAGTATTTGGAAAAACAGATCCTGGTCTTACCAAAAGAGCAGGTGGGATTACTTTATTACCACCGAAACAGGTGAAATCAAATCCGATTGGTAAAGACAAAATCATTAACCTAAGATGGGATTCTGTCAAAGATAGTTTTGAATACTATATTTATCGTAAACAGGTGAAGGCAGGAAAATCGGGAAAACTGGAATTTGTTTCCAACGTTGACGCAAAAAAAACTGCATTCAGTGAAACCTTCCCTGGGAACTCGGGAGATTTGTTTTTATACACTGTTCGCTCCAAATCAGAATTTGGCTCAGAGTCGAAAGACTCTAATTTTGTATCAGTATTTTGGAATGAACCCAAAGCCCAGGTGAAAAAGAGAGCCATGTCTTTAGAAGAGTTGCCGACTTCTTTCGTGGGAAGGTGGACATCTATGTATTGGAATCCGAAATCGGGACCCCAAGCGGTTGGGATTGAAATTCAAGGCAACGGACAAGACTTTGTCGCCAAATTAAAGTTAAATGAAAAAGAGATTCGAGAATTTAAAGGTACTTGGTCACCTGGCAGTCATACTTTGAAGGCAAAGGGTTTTTTATTTGAATTATCTAAATCGATGGAAGGAAATTCTCTGGCTCAGTTCCAAACCATCAAAGACTTTAGTGATGGTACGGAGCTGAGTTTTATTAAAGAGTAG
- a CDS encoding synaptic vesicle VAT-1 family membrane protein: protein MLREVYRIEKTGSIAHLHRKKELLRPPEGDEVTIEVKAIGLNFADVFSIYGLYSATPKGSFIPGLEFAGKIVKIGPNVKDFEVGDSVFGATRFGAYTTHLNISEKTVFPLPKGWSMQDGAAFVVQALTAYYALVPLGQVKEGDHVLIHSAAGGVGIMAGHIAKKKKAIPIGLVGDSRKFSILEEVGYDYFLIRSPHFKQEMQKILSGHPLKIVLECLGGRYFHDSYDLMAPMGRLVTYGSANFTPSHSFRNWLSIAYSYLSRPKIDPLSMISDNKSVMGFNLIWLWNEIDELRKHFSDLMMLSLPKQTIGHEFAFEKIHDALHTFQSGQTIGKIVINVP, encoded by the coding sequence ATGTTAAGAGAAGTCTATCGCATCGAAAAAACCGGATCTATCGCTCACCTCCATCGGAAAAAAGAACTCTTAAGACCACCCGAAGGAGATGAAGTTACCATTGAAGTGAAAGCCATTGGTCTTAACTTTGCCGATGTTTTTTCGATTTATGGTTTGTACTCAGCAACTCCTAAAGGAAGTTTCATTCCTGGATTAGAATTTGCGGGAAAAATCGTAAAAATAGGCCCAAATGTTAAGGATTTTGAGGTCGGAGATTCAGTGTTTGGTGCAACCAGGTTTGGAGCATATACAACTCATCTTAACATTTCAGAAAAAACAGTATTCCCACTTCCTAAGGGTTGGTCGATGCAAGATGGTGCTGCATTTGTTGTACAAGCACTCACTGCATACTATGCTCTTGTTCCACTCGGACAAGTGAAAGAAGGAGATCATGTTCTGATTCATAGTGCTGCCGGTGGTGTTGGCATCATGGCAGGACATATCGCAAAGAAAAAAAAAGCAATCCCAATCGGTCTTGTAGGTGATTCTCGTAAGTTTTCGATCTTAGAAGAGGTTGGTTATGATTATTTTCTCATTAGATCTCCTCATTTTAAACAAGAGATGCAGAAAATTTTATCAGGACATCCATTAAAAATAGTTTTAGAATGTTTAGGTGGTCGTTATTTTCACGACAGTTATGATCTCATGGCACCAATGGGTAGGCTTGTTACTTATGGCAGTGCGAACTTCACACCATCACATTCATTCCGAAATTGGCTATCGATTGCTTATTCTTACCTCTCACGACCAAAAATTGATCCATTATCGATGATTTCAGACAATAAATCGGTGATGGGATTCAATTTAATATGGTTGTGGAATGAAATTGATGAACTTAGAAAACATTTTTCCGATTTAATGATGTTATCATTACCAAAACAAACCATCGGACATGAGTTTGCGTTCGAAAAGATACACGATGCACTCCATACATTTCAATCGGGACAAACAATTGGTAAGATCGTTATCAATGTTCCGTAG
- the gcvT gene encoding glycine cleavage system aminomethyltransferase GcvT, which yields MVPESDREKAVELKQTPLHTIHKEMGAKMVPFGGWDMPVQYTGIIQEHLATRSAAGLFDVSHMGEIFVTGKEDEVLSFLESVTCNTISSIKPGQVQYNAVVNEDGGLVDDITVYKFSDTKYMICSNASNYPAVAKHLEKYNKGKVTVVDDSKNWHQIALQGPKADQIFSKYMGKDLSSILYYHFEEMNWKGETIIVSRTGYTGEDGFEIYTSNALGVILWKDLLEIGKDFGLVPVGLGARDTLRLEAKYPLYGHELNAEWTPVESGINFIVKEKPSPYLGYERIIADKKNGPKRKIVGIRLMEPGVLRENFPIFSADGKEIGKSTSGTHSPSRKESLGLAILETEFAKNQTEVFVEIRGQKKLAKVETGAFIQGSVRNNR from the coding sequence ATGGTTCCAGAGTCTGATCGAGAGAAAGCCGTGGAACTAAAACAAACCCCTTTACACACAATTCATAAAGAAATGGGAGCCAAGATGGTTCCTTTTGGCGGATGGGACATGCCTGTTCAATATACTGGTATCATCCAAGAACATTTAGCCACAAGATCGGCTGCGGGACTCTTTGATGTTTCGCATATGGGCGAAATTTTTGTGACGGGAAAAGAAGATGAGGTTCTTTCTTTCTTAGAATCAGTCACTTGCAATACCATCTCTAGTATAAAACCAGGACAAGTGCAGTACAATGCTGTCGTCAATGAAGATGGTGGCCTTGTAGACGACATTACAGTCTATAAATTTAGCGATACCAAATATATGATTTGTTCCAATGCTTCTAACTATCCTGCTGTAGCAAAACATTTAGAAAAATACAACAAAGGGAAGGTAACTGTCGTTGATGATAGCAAAAACTGGCATCAAATTGCATTACAAGGTCCAAAAGCTGACCAAATTTTTTCTAAATATATGGGGAAGGATTTAAGTTCGATCCTTTACTATCATTTCGAAGAGATGAATTGGAAAGGGGAAACCATCATCGTATCTCGCACTGGTTATACGGGAGAAGATGGATTTGAAATCTATACATCCAATGCTCTTGGTGTGATTCTTTGGAAAGATTTATTGGAAATCGGAAAAGACTTCGGTCTTGTTCCTGTTGGTCTTGGTGCTCGCGACACACTTAGGCTCGAAGCAAAATATCCCCTCTATGGACATGAATTGAATGCGGAATGGACACCGGTAGAATCGGGAATCAACTTTATCGTCAAAGAAAAACCGTCCCCATACTTGGGATACGAACGCATCATTGCCGACAAAAAGAATGGGCCAAAACGGAAAATTGTGGGAATCCGCCTCATGGAACCTGGTGTTCTAAGAGAAAATTTCCCCATTTTTTCTGCAGATGGGAAAGAAATTGGGAAATCCACCTCCGGAACTCACTCCCCCAGCCGTAAAGAATCCCTAGGCCTTGCCATTCTCGAAACCGAATTCGCTAAAAACCAAACGGAAGTATTTGTGGAGATTCGTGGACAAAAGAAATTGGCAAAAGTAGAGACTGGGGCCTTTATCCAAGGCAGTGTCCGAAACAATCGCTAA
- a CDS encoding dihydrofolate reductase family protein, which translates to MKTFINHNLIDIYRNSIHPIALGSGKPLFEGLKERLNFTLIETNKFKSGVVQVIYHKS; encoded by the coding sequence ATTAAAACATTTATAAATCATAACCTAATCGACATTTATCGAAATTCGATTCATCCGATTGCATTAGGAAGTGGGAAGCCATTGTTTGAAGGTTTAAAGGAAAGACTCAATTTTACCCTAATCGAAACAAATAAATTTAAATCAGGAGTTGTTCAGGTTATTTATCATAAGAGTTAA
- a CDS encoding suppressor of fused domain protein, producing MNPSTPKVLYQEANPYGSFTAFLEDDGRTIYLYLQSHNNPEWPMKTLWVRNLIDAPDARVEEDFDVGLAPVLTKSELTDPKAQSSLTEDQIHFIWSEEGDAVALFVDEELQAYLPSWSGIKGIHGYAKFAKEEAPTASPLGDSENGVIAERVRLNRKFWESTAEKDHWKKAQKLRLDFLESKLGKHQTYWSADGGKYPSLGIASFLPKEYPGIKIFSTIGMSVQNQPSIELYHKDYENFSRIELVFAIQLLKDTEDKSESWIQHVLGEMVKFPWNTGIWFGHSHTIQNPRKDPDQLYLDFNWFVLRNVTEEIEQGSTETLPNLHGLVTENGKRANFLFLTPIATEERICFMREGSFKFWETWKKEGYSFFHDSERRMLEF from the coding sequence ATGAATCCCAGTACCCCTAAAGTTTTATACCAAGAAGCAAATCCTTACGGTTCTTTTACTGCATTTTTAGAAGATGATGGAAGAACCATTTACCTTTACTTACAATCACATAACAACCCAGAGTGGCCTATGAAAACACTTTGGGTACGTAACTTAATTGATGCACCCGATGCACGAGTGGAAGAAGATTTTGATGTTGGCCTTGCCCCAGTACTTACCAAATCTGAACTTACAGATCCAAAAGCACAGAGCTCCCTCACCGAAGACCAAATCCATTTCATTTGGTCAGAAGAAGGAGATGCTGTCGCATTATTTGTAGACGAAGAACTACAAGCTTATCTCCCTTCTTGGTCAGGGATCAAAGGAATCCATGGGTATGCTAAATTTGCAAAAGAAGAAGCACCCACGGCATCACCTCTTGGAGATTCAGAGAATGGTGTGATTGCCGAACGCGTGCGATTGAATCGTAAGTTTTGGGAGTCCACTGCAGAAAAAGACCATTGGAAGAAGGCACAAAAACTTAGATTGGATTTTTTAGAATCCAAACTCGGCAAACACCAAACCTATTGGTCAGCAGATGGAGGAAAGTATCCTTCCCTTGGGATCGCATCCTTTTTACCGAAAGAATATCCTGGAATCAAAATTTTTTCTACCATTGGGATGAGTGTACAAAACCAACCATCCATTGAACTCTATCACAAAGATTATGAAAACTTTTCTCGTATCGAACTGGTCTTTGCCATCCAACTTTTGAAAGATACAGAAGATAAATCAGAATCATGGATCCAACATGTACTCGGTGAGATGGTGAAGTTCCCTTGGAACACAGGAATTTGGTTTGGACATTCGCATACCATTCAAAATCCGAGAAAAGATCCCGACCAACTCTATCTAGACTTCAATTGGTTCGTTCTACGCAACGTCACAGAGGAAATAGAGCAGGGTTCAACCGAAACTCTACCAAATCTTCATGGGCTCGTCACAGAGAACGGGAAACGTGCTAATTTTCTTTTCTTAACTCCTATCGCAACGGAGGAACGAATTTGTTTTATGCGCGAAGGATCATTTAAGTTTTGGGAGACCTGGAAGAAGGAAGGATATAGTTTCTTTCATGACAGCGAACGAAGAATGTTAGAATTCTAG
- the gcvP gene encoding aminomethyl-transferring glycine dehydrogenase produces MSSVKPTSPIHSPYEESLEPSDTFLRRHVGVTEETVSAMLSTIGYKELDDLINDAVPENIRLRKELSLPKPVGEYALQRELKKIVSKNKIYRSYLGLGYYSCITPAVIQRNILENPGWYTAYTPYQAEIAQGRMEALINFQTMITDMTGMEIANASLLDEGTAAAEAMNMLFTLKEDTQGKSFFVSQSVHPQTLDVIRTRAIPLGINIVVGSFKKMVPSNDFFGAIVQYPSTDGTIYDFSEFIESLHKVGAKTVVAADLLALTILKAPGEMNADVVVGSTQRFGLPLGFGGPHAGYFATKEEYKRNMPGRLIGVSKDSQGKPGYRLSLQTREQHIRRDKATSNICTAQVLLAVLSSMYAVYHGPKGLKQIASRVHRMTTILATGLEKLGYKIISNPYFDTIRVELSKISSAEIIHYAEEREINIRQVSGHVISISLDETTNLKDIKDLLEIFNENKALHFPLEDLTKKEEWKIPELLERKSQYLTHPVFNSFHTETEMLRYIRRLESKDLSLTTSMIALGSCTMKLNASTEMYPITWPELANIHPFVPENQTEGYRTLFSQLEKWLCEITGFAEVSLQPNAGSQGEYAGLLAIRNFHQSRNDMHRDICLIPISAHGTNPASAVMAGFKVVPVNCDTNGNIDVADLKKKATEYKDSLGALMVTYPSTHGVFEASIKEICQTIHDNGGQVYMDGANMNAQVGLTRPADIGADVCHLNLHKTFCIPHGGGGPGVGPIGVAEHLAPFLPGHSLVENGSNNSQWAVSAAPWGSASIIVISWAYIAMLGFEGLQFATKVAILNANYIAKKLESSFPVLYRGNKGLVAHECILDMRGFKKGSGVEVEDIAKRLIDYGFHSPTMSFPVPGTLMVEPTESESKEELDRFIDSMLAIAGEIKDIESGILSKEDNPLKNSPHTADMVISDSWKHAYPRERAAYPLPWLRNRKFWPSVGRVDNVYGDRNLVCSCIPMEDYAV; encoded by the coding sequence GTGAGTTCTGTAAAACCTACATCACCTATCCATTCCCCTTACGAAGAATCATTGGAACCAAGCGATACTTTCTTACGTCGTCACGTTGGTGTGACGGAGGAAACTGTCAGTGCAATGCTTTCCACCATTGGTTATAAGGAATTGGACGACCTCATCAATGACGCAGTTCCCGAAAACATTCGTTTGCGAAAGGAACTGAGTCTTCCCAAACCGGTTGGTGAGTATGCTTTACAAAGAGAACTGAAGAAAATTGTATCTAAAAATAAAATCTACAGATCCTACTTAGGACTTGGATATTACTCTTGTATCACACCTGCCGTGATCCAAAGAAATATTTTAGAAAACCCAGGTTGGTATACTGCTTACACTCCTTACCAAGCAGAGATTGCACAAGGCCGTATGGAAGCCCTCATCAACTTCCAAACCATGATCACTGACATGACTGGAATGGAAATTGCCAACGCTTCCTTACTCGATGAAGGAACTGCTGCTGCGGAAGCGATGAATATGCTCTTCACATTAAAAGAGGATACTCAAGGAAAATCATTCTTTGTCTCTCAATCGGTTCATCCTCAAACATTAGATGTCATCCGCACTCGAGCCATTCCACTTGGAATCAATATCGTTGTGGGATCTTTTAAAAAGATGGTTCCTTCCAATGATTTTTTTGGAGCGATTGTACAATATCCATCTACTGATGGAACCATTTATGATTTCAGTGAATTCATTGAAAGTTTGCACAAAGTAGGTGCCAAAACTGTAGTAGCAGCTGATCTTTTAGCACTTACCATTTTAAAAGCACCAGGTGAAATGAATGCAGATGTGGTTGTGGGGAGTACACAACGGTTTGGATTGCCACTTGGATTTGGTGGACCTCATGCCGGATACTTCGCAACCAAAGAAGAATACAAAAGAAACATGCCGGGTCGTCTCATTGGAGTTTCCAAAGATTCACAAGGAAAACCCGGTTACCGCCTAAGTCTACAAACACGAGAACAACACATTCGTCGCGACAAAGCTACATCTAACATTTGTACGGCGCAAGTTTTGCTTGCGGTTTTATCTTCTATGTATGCTGTGTATCACGGACCCAAAGGCTTAAAACAAATTGCTTCCCGTGTCCACCGAATGACAACCATCCTTGCGACTGGACTAGAAAAACTCGGATACAAAATCATTTCCAATCCCTACTTCGATACCATTCGTGTAGAATTGTCTAAAATTTCCTCGGCAGAGATCATTCATTATGCAGAAGAAAGAGAAATCAATATCAGACAAGTTTCTGGCCACGTAATCAGTATCTCTTTAGATGAAACAACCAATCTAAAAGATATCAAAGACCTTCTGGAAATTTTCAATGAAAACAAAGCCCTTCATTTCCCATTAGAAGACCTCACTAAAAAAGAAGAATGGAAAATTCCTGAATTGTTAGAGAGAAAGTCACAGTATCTAACCCATCCTGTCTTCAATAGTTTCCATACAGAAACAGAGATGTTACGTTACATTCGTAGACTGGAATCTAAAGATTTGTCACTCACCACTTCTATGATTGCCCTTGGGTCTTGCACCATGAAACTCAATGCGTCAACAGAAATGTATCCTATTACTTGGCCAGAACTTGCAAATATCCATCCTTTTGTTCCAGAAAATCAAACCGAAGGATACCGAACTCTCTTTAGCCAATTAGAAAAATGGCTTTGTGAAATCACTGGTTTTGCAGAAGTATCTTTACAACCTAATGCTGGTTCGCAGGGCGAGTATGCAGGTTTACTTGCGATTCGTAACTTTCACCAAAGCCGTAACGATATGCATAGAGACATTTGTCTCATTCCAATCTCGGCACATGGAACAAATCCCGCATCCGCAGTGATGGCAGGATTCAAAGTGGTTCCAGTGAACTGTGATACCAACGGAAATATTGACGTAGCCGATCTAAAGAAAAAAGCAACCGAATACAAAGATAGTTTAGGTGCTCTTATGGTTACCTATCCTTCCACTCATGGTGTGTTCGAAGCTTCCATCAAAGAAATTTGCCAAACCATTCACGATAATGGTGGTCAGGTGTATATGGATGGAGCCAATATGAATGCCCAAGTGGGACTCACAAGGCCCGCTGATATTGGTGCCGATGTTTGCCATTTAAACCTTCATAAAACATTTTGTATCCCTCACGGTGGTGGTGGGCCAGGAGTTGGTCCGATTGGGGTGGCAGAACACCTAGCACCATTTCTTCCTGGGCATAGCCTTGTGGAGAATGGATCGAATAACAGCCAATGGGCGGTCTCTGCTGCCCCTTGGGGATCTGCTTCGATCATCGTGATCTCTTGGGCCTATATTGCGATGCTTGGATTTGAAGGATTACAATTTGCAACAAAGGTTGCAATTCTCAATGCCAACTATATCGCAAAAAAATTAGAGTCTTCTTTTCCCGTACTGTATCGTGGAAATAAGGGACTTGTGGCCCATGAATGTATTTTAGATATGCGTGGTTTCAAAAAAGGTAGCGGTGTGGAAGTGGAAGACATCGCCAAACGTTTGATTGACTACGGATTCCACTCACCTACAATGTCATTCCCTGTTCCTGGAACTTTAATGGTAGAACCAACAGAATCAGAATCCAAAGAAGAACTCGATAGATTCATTGATTCTATGTTAGCCATTGCAGGAGAAATCAAAGACATCGAATCAGGTATCCTTTCAAAAGAAGACAATCCCCTAAAGAATTCTCCGCACACAGCAGATATGGTCATCAGTGATTCTTGGAAACATGCTTATCCGAGAGAACGAGCAGCCTATCCACTTCCTTGGTTGCGTAATCGTAAGTTCTGGCCAAGTGTTGGCCGAGTAGACAACGTATATGGGGACAGGAACCTTGTTTGTTCTTGTATTCCCATGGAAGACTACGCCGTTTAG
- the gcvH gene encoding glycine cleavage system protein GcvH yields the protein MADTQARDGYYFTEKHEWVKVEGDVALVGITDFAQNALGDIVFIDLPKPGKQIKAKDSLGTIESVKAAEDLYSPISGEVVETNATLVSNPAAVNAEPFDTWMVKLKNIQTSELGSLLSSAQYKEYVSKLD from the coding sequence ATGGCAGATACACAAGCAAGAGACGGTTATTATTTTACTGAAAAACATGAGTGGGTAAAAGTAGAGGGCGATGTGGCTCTTGTAGGAATCACTGACTTTGCACAAAATGCTCTGGGTGACATTGTTTTTATCGACCTACCAAAACCAGGAAAACAAATCAAAGCCAAAGACAGCTTGGGAACAATCGAATCAGTAAAAGCGGCAGAGGATTTATACTCTCCTATTTCCGGCGAAGTAGTAGAGACAAATGCGACCCTTGTTTCCAATCCCGCAGCTGTGAACGCAGAACCTTTTGATACCTGGATGGTAAAATTAAAAAATATCCAAACTTCCGAACTAGGAAGCCTTCTCTCAAGCGCGCAATATAAAGAATACGTATCCAAACTGGATTAA